Proteins from a genomic interval of Rubinisphaera italica:
- a CDS encoding ABC transporter ATP-binding protein, whose protein sequence is MISAQGLTKYYGEFIAATDVSFSVSRGQVAAFLGPNGAGKSTTMKMLTGFLSPTRGRASIGGYDVFEDRLEAAQMLGYLPENGPLYAEMTPKAMMKYCARIRGMSAGDTAARIDYVVDRCSLGTVWEKPVGKLSKGFRQRVGMAQAILHDPEVLILDEPTSGLDPNQTHQARELILSLAESKTILLSTHILAEVQAMCSRLILINNGRVILDGPIEELANGVTELEDRFRELTA, encoded by the coding sequence ATGATTTCCGCACAGGGACTGACGAAATATTACGGCGAATTCATTGCGGCTACGGATGTCAGCTTTTCCGTCTCCCGCGGCCAGGTCGCTGCTTTTCTGGGTCCGAACGGAGCCGGGAAATCAACGACCATGAAAATGCTGACGGGCTTCCTGTCCCCAACACGCGGACGAGCCAGCATTGGCGGATACGATGTGTTTGAGGATCGTCTGGAAGCGGCTCAAATGCTGGGTTATCTGCCGGAAAACGGCCCGCTGTATGCGGAAATGACGCCTAAAGCGATGATGAAATACTGTGCTCGTATTCGCGGGATGTCAGCCGGTGATACTGCTGCCCGAATCGATTATGTCGTTGATCGATGTTCGCTGGGAACGGTCTGGGAGAAGCCAGTCGGGAAACTCTCCAAAGGATTTCGCCAGCGTGTCGGCATGGCTCAGGCGATTTTACACGATCCCGAAGTCTTGATTCTGGATGAACCAACCAGCGGTCTCGACCCGAATCAGACGCACCAGGCGCGCGAATTGATTCTCAGTCTGGCCGAATCGAAAACAATTCTGCTTTCAACGCACATTCTGGCAGAAGTCCAGGCGATGTGCAGTCGCTTAATTCTGATTAACAACGGTCGCGTCATTCTCGATGGACCGATTGAAGAATTAGCGAATGGGGTCACCGAATTGGAAGATCGATTCCGAGAATTGACGGCTTGA
- a CDS encoding aspartate carbamoyltransferase catalytic subunit: MVSFRDYFQEGPIPWTQSNLLGLQYLSGEEITLILDQAAEFKRLAAEGHSKLGLLKGTVVGNLFFEPSTRTRTSFGLAAKRLSADTVDFSPSGSSLSKGESFLDTARNIEAMGVSLMVVRHKTPGAQLFLSQRMNSPVLNAGDGTHEHPTQGLLDVMTMRERCGDLAGKTVALVGDIRHSRVARSNIWGLTKLGAKVIVCGPATLIPPQIEKLGVEVSHSLDEVIPRVDCINLLRIQFERQRGAFFPSIQEYAHLFGMNATRLKRARENVVILAPGPINRGVEITPHVADGKHSVILDQVSNGLAVRMAALYLLHRRQQELLSFPPEPQVSLI; this comes from the coding sequence ATGGTTTCATTTCGCGATTACTTTCAAGAAGGCCCGATTCCCTGGACGCAGTCGAATTTATTGGGATTGCAGTATTTATCAGGCGAAGAGATCACTCTCATTCTCGATCAGGCAGCCGAGTTCAAACGGCTGGCAGCAGAAGGTCATTCCAAACTCGGGCTACTCAAAGGGACCGTTGTTGGAAACCTGTTTTTTGAGCCTTCAACACGCACACGCACCAGTTTCGGACTGGCAGCCAAGCGACTTTCAGCCGACACAGTCGATTTCTCTCCGTCGGGAAGCAGTCTCTCCAAAGGGGAATCGTTTCTCGATACCGCGCGCAACATCGAAGCGATGGGCGTTTCGCTGATGGTCGTGCGACATAAGACTCCTGGTGCTCAGCTGTTTTTATCACAACGCATGAACTCCCCTGTCCTCAATGCAGGGGATGGAACGCACGAACATCCGACACAGGGATTACTCGATGTGATGACCATGCGCGAACGCTGCGGGGATCTCGCAGGCAAAACGGTTGCCTTGGTGGGAGACATTCGCCATTCCAGAGTTGCACGATCCAACATCTGGGGGTTGACAAAACTAGGTGCCAAAGTGATTGTCTGCGGACCAGCGACACTCATTCCGCCACAAATTGAAAAACTGGGAGTTGAAGTTTCGCATTCACTGGATGAAGTGATTCCGCGAGTCGATTGCATCAATTTATTGAGGATTCAATTCGAACGTCAACGGGGAGCGTTTTTTCCATCAATTCAGGAATACGCCCATCTGTTCGGAATGAATGCCACTCGATTAAAACGGGCACGTGAAAATGTCGTGATTCTTGCACCGGGGCCAATCAATCGGGGAGTGGAAATCACGCCGCATGTCGCCGATGGAAAGCATTCGGTCATTCTCGATCAGGTCAGTAACGGCTTGGCGGTTCGCATGGCTGCCCTTTATTTGCTCCACAGACGTCAGCAGGAATTGCTTTCGTTTCCCCCAGAGCCGCAAGTTTCCCTCATATAG
- a CDS encoding Gldg family protein yields MIRGHVIHAVFSRNLAGFFSGLLGYVVIVAFVVIAASLAFSADFFASNHATLDQLTSNFPALLVFLIPALTMTCWADERKMGTDELLFTMPATDLEILIGKYLAILAVYTVGLLFSCTNLIMLSVIGNPDPGVQFTTYIGYWLAGASLISAGMLASALTSHSAVAFVLGAIFCCIPVYISLVANVVTSGVAAFLRTFGMSSERVAAIIPQAGAMDVFTISHHLSDFALGILPLAGIVYFFSLIGLFLYLNYVVISRRHWNTGEENNSMGWQFSVRSISLAIALMSITTLAIGSVSRFDFTQRSLYTLSSVTSKVIKELDAERPVTIQAFVSPQVPEEYSAVHQNLIGTLRELAHRGGSKINVRITNVEPFSEEAEQARLLGITSRSVQTERNGEIKIEEIFMGVRISSGLDEVVIPFFDLGNSVEYELTRSLRTVSRETRLTVGILKTDASVAGGFDSATFRSQPEWRIVTELKKQYNIEEISPDSPIDESKFDVLLAILPSSLTEPQLENLVTYVATGNPTLIFDDPMPMFNINMAPRMEKPPQGGGMMGQQAPSEPKADGGKLTSLLGVMEVVWENGEIVFDRDSPYPKIEDMLGPEAVFVYDKRKARDAFNPDDQTTAGLQQMLIYYSGTVVPRESETMEFTPLLRSGAANSGILNFDNLIIRNPLFGMTLNNNPRRDNDEFSHVVAARVKSKADEKESGKNPVINAIFVADIDLISDGIFDLAERQSIQALGIEMKLDNIKFVLNCVDSLAGEEDFISLRNRRDESRTLDWVETLTSGAVEKRSAAEKAAREAEEERLADANQELRDKIAELEKDTSMDELAKLREIQMLQSALSRKVEVDTVDIERESEAQIQAIKASSEREIAAVKGQFRFWAIVLPPLPAILLGLIIGFSRVRNERRMIIDERRVKRA; encoded by the coding sequence ATGATTCGCGGACATGTAATACACGCGGTCTTTTCCAGAAATCTGGCAGGTTTTTTTTCCGGTCTTCTGGGCTATGTCGTTATTGTCGCCTTTGTGGTGATCGCTGCCTCGCTGGCATTTTCGGCTGATTTTTTCGCCAGTAATCATGCGACACTCGACCAACTGACATCCAACTTTCCGGCTCTGCTCGTTTTTCTAATCCCGGCTCTCACGATGACCTGCTGGGCAGATGAACGGAAAATGGGGACGGATGAGTTGCTGTTCACGATGCCAGCGACCGATCTTGAGATTCTAATCGGTAAGTATCTGGCCATTCTGGCTGTTTACACCGTTGGTTTACTATTTTCATGCACGAACCTGATCATGCTCAGTGTGATCGGCAATCCCGACCCAGGCGTTCAATTCACAACCTACATCGGATACTGGCTAGCCGGTGCGTCGCTGATCAGTGCCGGGATGCTCGCTTCCGCATTAACGAGTCACTCAGCGGTTGCGTTTGTGCTGGGGGCAATCTTCTGCTGCATCCCCGTCTATATTTCTCTGGTTGCGAATGTTGTGACATCAGGAGTGGCTGCGTTTCTGCGAACATTTGGTATGTCTTCCGAACGCGTTGCAGCGATCATTCCTCAGGCTGGAGCGATGGATGTTTTTACCATCAGTCATCACCTGAGTGATTTTGCTCTTGGAATTCTGCCGCTGGCCGGGATAGTTTATTTCTTCTCGTTGATTGGGTTGTTTCTGTATCTGAATTATGTGGTCATTTCCCGACGACATTGGAACACAGGCGAAGAGAACAACTCAATGGGCTGGCAGTTCTCGGTCCGCTCGATTTCTCTGGCGATTGCTCTGATGAGCATTACAACTCTGGCCATTGGCTCGGTCAGCCGTTTCGATTTTACGCAACGAAGTCTGTACACGCTTTCTTCGGTCACCTCGAAAGTCATTAAGGAGCTTGATGCCGAGCGACCTGTGACGATTCAGGCGTTTGTCAGTCCTCAGGTTCCAGAAGAATACTCAGCTGTGCATCAGAATCTGATCGGCACCTTACGCGAACTGGCTCATCGTGGCGGTTCGAAAATCAATGTTCGCATCACAAATGTGGAGCCATTCAGTGAAGAAGCCGAACAGGCTCGATTACTGGGAATCACTTCACGATCTGTGCAGACAGAACGCAATGGAGAGATCAAAATCGAAGAGATCTTCATGGGCGTGCGAATCAGCAGTGGTTTGGATGAAGTGGTCATTCCCTTTTTCGATTTAGGGAATTCAGTGGAATACGAACTGACTCGCTCTCTGCGAACTGTTTCCCGCGAAACCCGATTGACGGTCGGCATTTTGAAAACCGATGCCAGTGTTGCTGGTGGATTTGACTCGGCGACGTTCCGTAGCCAACCGGAATGGAGGATCGTGACAGAGTTGAAGAAGCAATATAACATTGAAGAGATTTCTCCAGACTCTCCAATTGATGAATCCAAATTCGACGTCCTGCTGGCGATCCTGCCTTCTTCGCTGACAGAGCCACAACTGGAAAACCTGGTCACGTATGTGGCCACAGGAAATCCGACATTGATCTTTGATGACCCCATGCCGATGTTCAACATTAATATGGCTCCTCGCATGGAGAAACCGCCTCAAGGTGGTGGCATGATGGGTCAGCAGGCTCCGAGTGAACCAAAAGCCGATGGCGGTAAATTAACCTCACTGCTGGGTGTAATGGAAGTTGTCTGGGAGAATGGAGAAATCGTTTTTGATCGCGATTCTCCATATCCGAAAATTGAGGATATGCTCGGGCCGGAAGCCGTGTTCGTCTACGATAAAAGAAAGGCTCGCGATGCCTTCAATCCCGACGATCAGACGACAGCCGGATTGCAGCAGATGCTGATTTACTACTCGGGAACAGTTGTTCCGCGAGAGAGTGAAACTATGGAATTTACACCTCTGCTGCGATCGGGAGCGGCGAATTCCGGGATCTTGAATTTTGATAATCTGATCATTCGAAATCCACTATTTGGAATGACGCTCAATAATAATCCCCGTCGCGACAATGATGAATTTAGCCACGTCGTAGCAGCACGAGTGAAATCGAAAGCGGATGAAAAAGAGTCTGGTAAAAACCCCGTCATCAATGCGATTTTTGTGGCGGATATCGATCTAATTTCCGATGGAATTTTCGATCTGGCAGAACGACAAAGCATTCAGGCTCTCGGCATCGAGATGAAACTCGACAACATCAAGTTCGTCTTGAACTGCGTCGATTCATTGGCCGGTGAGGAAGATTTCATCTCACTGAGAAATCGTCGGGACGAATCCCGTACACTCGATTGGGTCGAAACGTTGACATCTGGAGCTGTGGAAAAACGAAGTGCCGCAGAGAAAGCTGCTCGTGAGGCTGAAGAAGAACGATTAGCCGATGCGAATCAGGAGTTGCGGGATAAAATTGCCGAACTTGAAAAAGATACGTCTATGGATGAGTTGGCAAAACTCCGTGAAATTCAGATGTTGCAGTCGGCATTGAGCCGTAAGGTGGAAGTCGACACCGTCGATATTGAACGAGAATCGGAAGCGCAAATCCAGGCGATTAAAGCGAGTTCAGAACGGGAAATCGCTGCCGTCAAAGGACAGTTCCGCTTCTGGGCGATTGTGCTGCCGCCACTTCCAGCGATTCTTCTCGGTTTGATCATCGGTTTTTCCCGCGTTCGCAATGAACGTCGCATGATTATCGATGAACGACGGGTTAAGCGAGCTTAG
- a CDS encoding alpha/beta hydrolase translates to MQEEQIGPLKCRIVGNPRNAKLTAVFCHGYGAPGTDLVQLAPEILGLDERLDGQVAFVFPEAPLSLAELGMPGGRAWWEINMMRLQQLLQTRQIEKLVMAQPPGLKEARELFQKFLEALQSEYDLTMDRLILGGFSQGAMLTTDFFLRTSDQPAGLCLYSGTTICLEDWQKLAQEKTKLPILQSHGTQDPILPYEAAVLLKDLLNENGQEVEFLPFQGPHTIPYEALEQTAKMLVNISESK, encoded by the coding sequence ATGCAAGAAGAGCAAATTGGTCCTTTGAAATGTCGAATTGTGGGGAATCCTCGTAATGCAAAATTGACGGCTGTGTTTTGTCATGGATACGGAGCGCCTGGTACAGATCTTGTGCAACTGGCGCCGGAAATTCTCGGGTTGGATGAACGGCTCGATGGTCAGGTTGCTTTTGTCTTTCCGGAAGCTCCGCTCTCACTGGCGGAACTGGGGATGCCGGGCGGTCGGGCGTGGTGGGAAATCAATATGATGCGACTACAGCAGTTGTTACAGACTCGTCAGATTGAAAAACTCGTGATGGCACAACCCCCCGGATTGAAGGAAGCCCGCGAATTGTTCCAGAAGTTTCTGGAGGCACTCCAAAGTGAATATGATTTGACGATGGATCGGCTGATCCTCGGTGGATTCTCTCAGGGAGCGATGCTGACAACCGATTTCTTCCTGAGAACTTCCGATCAACCGGCAGGGCTTTGTCTGTATTCCGGAACAACAATCTGCCTGGAAGACTGGCAGAAACTGGCTCAGGAAAAAACAAAACTCCCTATTCTGCAGTCTCATGGAACACAGGATCCAATTCTCCCCTACGAAGCAGCTGTCTTGTTGAAAGATTTGCTGAACGAGAATGGACAGGAGGTCGAATTCCTGCCATTTCAAGGGCCGCATACGATTCCTTATGAAGCGTTGGAGCAGACGGCAAAAATGCTGGTCAATATTTCAGAGAGTAAATGA
- a CDS encoding dihydroorotase — MASILIKNGRVIDPANNRDEVASLLIIDGRIQTNPGDDVHADVVIDATDKIVTPGLIDMRVSLREPGSEEDETIESGTAAALAGGFTTIACMPDTEPPMDNRAAAEFVILQADRARNCHVIPIGAVTKQCHGEELAEIGQLLEGGARAFSDAKQTIANSEVMRRALEYTGMMNRPIFHHAQVPELIADGLMHEGFYSTLLGLPPMPAAAETIMINRDITLAEITGGHLHLMGITTEFGVEQIRKARERGVRVTADVTPHHLYFKDEDLQTFHSKYKVNPPFRTAEDIQALIEGLQDGTIDVITSDHQPYAEEKITCELDQTPFGVVGLETLVPACINRLIETNLLSWLELIAKLTINPARILGIEAGTLSENTVADITILDPAMSQTIDPDNFLSKGRRTPFANKELKGGVDHVIVGGELRYSAASLTTG, encoded by the coding sequence ATGGCTAGTATTCTGATAAAAAACGGGCGTGTGATCGATCCGGCTAATAACCGTGATGAGGTCGCATCGCTGTTGATTATTGATGGACGAATTCAGACCAACCCAGGCGACGATGTTCATGCCGATGTGGTGATTGATGCGACGGATAAAATAGTTACGCCCGGTTTAATTGACATGCGGGTTTCGTTGCGGGAACCGGGGAGTGAAGAAGATGAGACGATTGAATCGGGAACGGCTGCCGCTTTGGCGGGGGGATTCACGACAATCGCCTGCATGCCGGATACCGAGCCACCGATGGATAATCGGGCAGCTGCTGAGTTTGTGATTCTGCAGGCTGATCGTGCCCGTAATTGCCATGTCATTCCGATTGGAGCGGTGACAAAGCAGTGTCATGGAGAAGAACTGGCTGAAATTGGACAACTGCTTGAAGGTGGCGCGCGAGCCTTCAGCGATGCTAAACAGACTATTGCCAATTCCGAAGTGATGCGCCGTGCTCTGGAATACACGGGCATGATGAATCGGCCGATTTTTCACCATGCTCAGGTGCCGGAATTGATAGCCGATGGCCTGATGCACGAAGGATTTTATTCCACACTCCTCGGTTTGCCTCCGATGCCAGCCGCGGCTGAGACGATTATGATTAATCGTGATATTACGCTCGCCGAAATTACGGGCGGACACTTGCATCTGATGGGCATCACGACCGAGTTTGGTGTTGAACAAATTCGCAAAGCCCGGGAACGTGGAGTGCGAGTGACCGCTGATGTCACGCCGCACCATCTTTATTTTAAAGATGAAGACTTACAGACATTTCATTCCAAATACAAAGTCAATCCCCCCTTCCGTACAGCTGAGGATATCCAGGCTCTCATCGAAGGTTTGCAGGATGGCACGATTGATGTCATCACAAGCGATCATCAGCCGTATGCCGAAGAGAAAATCACCTGCGAGCTGGATCAAACGCCCTTTGGGGTTGTCGGACTGGAAACACTGGTCCCCGCCTGCATTAACCGTCTGATCGAAACCAATTTACTTTCGTGGCTGGAATTGATCGCCAAACTGACCATCAATCCTGCGAGAATTCTCGGAATTGAAGCGGGCACGCTCTCCGAAAATACGGTCGCTGATATCACGATACTCGATCCGGCGATGTCTCAAACAATTGATCCCGACAATTTCCTGAGCAAGGGACGACGAACTCCATTTGCGAACAAGGAGCTTAAGGGCGGGGTTGACCATGTGATTGTCGGTGGGGAGTTGAGATACTCGGCTGCTTCATTGACGACAGGCTGA
- a CDS encoding ABC1 kinase family protein, protein MDTHPLKFLKNLRRTGEIAAILINHGFGDVVERIGLNKYLNWGRRKLLKKTEEETRTLTRGERVRLTFETLGPTFIKFGQVLSTRPDLIPQDIVDELALLQERVPPFDSQVAIQTVEKALGQTIDDCFGSFESEPLATGSLGQVHCARLPDGSEVIVKIRRPRVVRDVERDLSLIHELAALIKKHVPEAEVFDPDGLVRNFERTIRRELNYLREARSIEDFDRMFDGDASLYVPQVYPDYCRENVLVMERIRGYRVDQIFDVPCLWEKRRQIANNGARLFLKSAFENGMFHGDPHPGNFRILDDGSICLLDFGMIGILDEQMRESLVDLFIATARKDSRRCLRIMLQLCETMNDIDERHFCADYREFIDKYYGLPLDRLDIAKMLRDFVSILSTHRLRCPGDLMLLIRAIIHLDAVGRKINPEFTLVEVVVPHFKKILRDRYRPDHLWERVREEAQILGRAAHEIPLEIATALKKYNREDSSFKVKVTGMDYMVNELDRSSNRIVVGLIVASSILASSLLVRSDAATDWFSVPIYIMSSFLGIWLIYGIFRSGRL, encoded by the coding sequence TTGGATACTCATCCCCTGAAATTTTTGAAGAACTTGCGTCGCACCGGGGAAATTGCGGCTATTCTGATCAATCATGGGTTTGGGGATGTTGTAGAACGGATCGGCCTCAATAAATATCTCAACTGGGGTCGTCGTAAACTTCTGAAAAAAACAGAGGAAGAAACACGCACGCTCACCCGCGGCGAACGTGTTCGCCTGACCTTTGAAACGCTCGGGCCGACATTTATTAAATTCGGACAGGTTTTAAGCACTCGTCCCGACTTAATTCCTCAGGATATTGTTGACGAACTTGCTTTGCTGCAGGAACGTGTCCCTCCCTTTGATTCTCAGGTGGCGATTCAGACAGTTGAGAAAGCCTTAGGTCAGACAATTGATGACTGCTTCGGCTCATTTGAGTCGGAGCCACTGGCAACGGGCTCATTGGGTCAGGTGCATTGTGCCCGATTGCCCGATGGATCCGAAGTAATTGTGAAAATTCGTCGACCTCGAGTGGTTCGCGATGTCGAACGAGATCTTTCCTTGATTCATGAACTGGCAGCTTTGATCAAAAAGCACGTTCCTGAAGCCGAAGTGTTTGACCCCGATGGACTGGTTCGGAATTTTGAACGGACAATTCGGCGGGAATTGAACTATCTGAGAGAAGCCCGCAGTATTGAAGATTTTGATCGGATGTTCGACGGCGATGCGTCTTTGTATGTCCCGCAGGTGTATCCTGATTACTGCCGGGAAAACGTGCTCGTGATGGAGCGAATTCGGGGCTATCGGGTTGATCAGATTTTCGATGTCCCCTGCCTCTGGGAAAAGCGTCGACAGATTGCCAACAATGGGGCACGGCTGTTTCTCAAGTCGGCATTTGAAAATGGCATGTTTCATGGAGACCCACATCCCGGTAATTTTCGGATTCTGGACGATGGTTCCATCTGCCTGCTCGACTTCGGCATGATTGGGATCTTGGACGAACAGATGAGAGAAAGTCTGGTTGATCTGTTTATTGCGACCGCTCGAAAAGATTCTCGTCGTTGCCTGAGAATTATGCTGCAATTGTGTGAAACGATGAACGATATCGATGAACGACATTTTTGTGCCGACTATCGCGAGTTTATCGACAAGTATTACGGCTTGCCGCTGGATCGGCTGGATATTGCCAAGATGCTACGGGATTTTGTATCGATTCTTTCGACACATCGCCTTCGTTGTCCCGGCGACTTAATGCTGCTGATCCGGGCGATCATCCATCTGGATGCAGTCGGTCGAAAAATCAATCCGGAATTCACGCTCGTTGAAGTCGTCGTTCCGCATTTTAAAAAGATTTTGCGGGATCGTTATCGTCCCGATCATTTGTGGGAACGAGTTCGTGAAGAAGCTCAAATACTGGGTCGAGCCGCTCATGAAATTCCACTGGAGATTGCGACCGCACTCAAAAAATACAATCGGGAAGATTCTTCATTCAAAGTAAAAGTGACTGGAATGGATTACATGGTCAACGAATTAGATCGTTCCAGTAATCGAATTGTCGTCGGTTTGATCGTCGCCTCCTCGATTCTTGCCTCCAGCCTGCTCGTTCGCAGCGATGCCGCCACGGATTGGTTCAGCGTGCCAATTTACATTATGTCCAGTTTTCTGGGAATCTGGCTGATTTATGGCATTTTTCGGAGTGGTCGATTGTGA
- a CDS encoding bifunctional riboflavin kinase/FAD synthetase, protein MQIVRHVDDYHPFRGGVVSIGNFDGVHLGHREMLRKLVSLAKSRGVKATAMTFDPPPVALIAPERVPPRLSTVKRKAELMESVGIDCLLVYPTSREFLNLSAQDFFEQIIRQQLQAIGLVEGPNFFFGKGRQGDVNLLAEMAASQQMDFEVVSAVEQDGMVISSSLIRQMISQGRIEEAVHWLGHPYRLTGTVETGASRGSGLGFPTANLTDIQTLMPRAGVYAGVTEIEGRHYPAALNIGANPTFADNNFKLEAHLIGFQGDLYGQELSVDLLSFTREIQKFENAAQLKSQLEKDVSEIQAIVSNRIVQ, encoded by the coding sequence ATGCAAATAGTACGTCATGTTGATGATTACCACCCGTTTCGAGGGGGAGTTGTCTCAATTGGGAACTTTGATGGTGTCCATTTGGGACATCGTGAGATGCTGCGGAAACTTGTTTCGTTAGCCAAAAGTCGCGGCGTGAAGGCGACTGCGATGACATTTGATCCCCCGCCGGTCGCCCTGATTGCTCCCGAACGGGTGCCTCCCCGCTTGAGTACCGTGAAACGCAAAGCCGAATTGATGGAATCAGTGGGAATTGACTGCCTGCTCGTTTATCCGACCAGTCGAGAATTTTTGAATCTTTCCGCTCAGGATTTTTTCGAGCAAATCATTAGACAACAATTGCAGGCAATCGGGCTTGTCGAAGGTCCCAATTTTTTCTTTGGGAAAGGTCGTCAGGGAGATGTGAATTTGCTGGCCGAGATGGCAGCCAGTCAACAGATGGACTTTGAGGTTGTTTCGGCTGTCGAACAGGATGGGATGGTGATTTCCTCTTCCTTGATTCGACAGATGATTTCTCAGGGCCGAATTGAAGAAGCTGTCCACTGGCTGGGGCATCCGTATCGATTGACCGGGACGGTCGAAACTGGAGCCTCTCGTGGAAGTGGGCTTGGGTTTCCGACAGCGAATCTGACTGACATTCAAACTTTAATGCCCAGAGCCGGAGTTTATGCGGGGGTGACAGAAATTGAGGGACGACACTATCCGGCTGCCTTGAATATCGGGGCGAATCCAACTTTTGCAGATAATAATTTCAAACTGGAAGCGCACCTGATCGGCTTTCAGGGGGACCTGTATGGTCAGGAACTTTCTGTCGATTTACTTTCATTCACGCGAGAAATTCAGAAATTTGAAAATGCTGCCCAGTTGAAATCGCAACTGGAAAAAGATGTTTCTGAAATTCAGGCAATTGTATCGAATCGTATCGTGCAGTAA
- a CDS encoding c-type cytochrome — MEFATHPATNQLIPSVKQAIVDNSNRVYGTYKDLKIPQTAPVQWTTPADEKGEPQHRLLNAQALYTQHCLMCHGVNGAGDGPQAHILNPKPRDFRLGIVKYTSTEVGQKASTDDLQNVIKNGIAGTGMPAFKGLGNHEIAQIVDYVKYLALRGDTERVVSIEAAVDFSEAQASKGNRQDLLEEANRFIEEDMPPIYDEESERLFDIWKKADSPSQIVEPEGLPPAPTESSLAEPSILSIENGRRLYLSKKGQCASCHGETGKGDGEQTTQFHKRPDGSNYEEPGLHDAWGHVVKPRDLTYGVFHGGRRPIDIYRRIYAGVKGTPMPAYGTSGLSEAEIWDLVNYLLYLAGDFPEISQETFSH, encoded by the coding sequence GTGGAATTTGCGACTCATCCGGCGACGAATCAATTGATTCCGAGTGTGAAGCAAGCCATCGTCGATAATTCGAATAGAGTTTACGGCACATACAAAGATTTGAAAATTCCGCAGACTGCTCCTGTTCAATGGACAACGCCAGCGGATGAAAAGGGTGAGCCTCAGCATCGGCTTTTGAATGCTCAGGCGTTATACACACAGCATTGCCTGATGTGTCATGGTGTGAATGGAGCCGGGGATGGTCCGCAGGCTCATATATTGAATCCAAAGCCACGTGATTTTCGGCTGGGCATTGTCAAATATACGTCTACTGAAGTTGGGCAGAAAGCCAGCACGGACGATCTGCAGAATGTGATCAAAAATGGAATTGCCGGGACCGGCATGCCGGCGTTTAAGGGGCTGGGAAATCATGAGATCGCGCAGATTGTCGACTATGTGAAGTATCTGGCGTTACGCGGGGATACCGAGAGAGTTGTTTCGATTGAAGCCGCGGTCGATTTTTCAGAGGCTCAGGCTTCAAAAGGAAATCGGCAGGATCTGCTCGAAGAAGCAAATAGATTCATAGAGGAAGATATGCCTCCTATTTACGATGAGGAGTCAGAACGCTTATTTGATATATGGAAGAAGGCGGATTCTCCCTCTCAAATTGTCGAGCCGGAAGGCCTCCCCCCTGCCCCAACAGAATCTTCTCTGGCCGAGCCTTCGATACTCTCGATTGAGAATGGCCGCAGGCTTTATCTATCGAAAAAAGGCCAGTGTGCCAGTTGTCATGGTGAGACTGGCAAGGGAGATGGGGAACAGACGACACAGTTTCATAAACGACCGGATGGATCGAATTATGAAGAACCCGGGTTGCATGATGCCTGGGGGCATGTGGTGAAGCCGCGTGATTTGACGTATGGCGTCTTTCATGGAGGTCGGCGGCCGATTGATATTTATCGTCGGATTTATGCGGGGGTTAAAGGGACGCCGATGCCGGCTTATGGGACATCGGGATTGAGCGAAGCAGAGATCTGGGATCTGGTGAATTATCTGCTTTATCTGGCGGGAGATTTTCCGGAGATCAGTCAAGAAACCTTCAGTCATTAG